CGCCCATCCACGACGATCACCGCGTGGTGCTCGTCGCGTCCAAGGGCGGCGACGATCGCAATCCCGACTGGTATCAGAATCTGCAGGCCCACCCGGACGCCGAGGTCGTGATCGACGGCGAGCGGCGAAAGGTCACAGCTCGCACGGCCGACGCGGGCGAGAAAGCCGAGCTGTGGCCGAAAATCGTTGCGGCCTACAAGGGTTACGCCGGCTATCAACGGCGGACCACCCGTGACATCCCGGTGGTGATCTGCGAATTCCAGGGCTAGTCGACGGAGCCGCTACTCGCGGCTGCCGCCAGAGGAGTCCGCCGTGCCCAGGGTGTCGCGCAGCCGGTCCAGCGGGTCGCCTCCATCGCCCAGCGAATGCCCGGGAGCCGCGCCGCTGCCTTGGCTGGGCAGACGGTCCGGGTCGGCGTCGTTGAGGGCGCCCGAGCCCGTCCCGCCCCCGGCTGTGCCCGGCCCGAAGACCGGCGTGGGTCCCCCGCCGGACGGCGGAGGGGGCGGCGGTAAGGGAGCCTCGGGCGTGGGCGGCCCGGCCGGCGGGGGTGCCGGCACCGACGTGGGCGTCAACGCGGCCGAGGGGTCAGTGGGTTTCACGCTGGGTGGCGATCCCGCCGGCGGAGCCGGTGGCCGGTCCAACGACGCCAATTTGTCCTTGAGCCGCTGCGGTGTGGCGTCGCGGATTCGGCGCCGATCGGAGTTCGGGTCACCGTTGCCGGCAAAGCATTTGGCCGATGCGGGCGCGGCGGTGACGACCTCGAGCGCGCTGGTGTAGCGCTGACGCGCGCGGCCTTTGTCACCGTAGCGCGCTGCCAGGTCTCCGAGCGTCTCCCGGACCAGTTCGAGGTTGACCCGGGCGGCGCAGTCGTCGGGCGCAGACCCCGTCACCGCCGAGTTGAAGTCACGCTCGGCGTCGTCGAGCCGTCCTTCGAGCACCGCCAGATCTGCGCTGGCAAATGTAACCGTCTGTGGCTCAATGATGTTGAGCGCAGACAGCATTCTGATGTCGTTACGCAGGGCTTCGCTGTCGTGGCGGGCGAAGTCCTCGACAGCGCTGGAGCCAACCAGTTCCACCGAAATGAGCTTGGCGACCAGCACCAGCATCAGCAGCGCAGGCACTATCGAGAGCACGACCAGCCGGCGCCGCAGCCGCAGCCGGGTCGGCCCGGAGTGCCACCAGCGCGACGCGCGGGCCCCCGCCTGTCGGGCCCACGGCCGGGGATCGGCGCGCAGCATCATGTCTTCACATCCGATCCCGCCCGGCGGGCGCGCCGGTAGTCGCGAGCAGTCAAATAGATTTCGCCGGCCACCAGGATGGCGGCGAGCAGCGCGAACAGCCAATACAATTCGGTGCGCTCGACGGTCTCCGACGCGATCAGCGCCGCGGCATCGGGCGCGGGATCGGCTGTGACGGCCGGCACCACCGGTGAGATCGTCTGAGCTTTCTCGCGGTGGAAGTAGCCGACACCGAGCTCGCCGGCCAACGCTTTGAGCGTGTCCTCGCCGATGCTGTTGGTCAACGGAACCCCGGTCTTCTGGTCGGCCATGAAGAGCAGATTGCCGTCGACGAAGCCGCGCGGAATTGGACCGCCCTCAGGTGTTCCGTACCCCAGCACCGCGCCGCCGGCCACCAGATCACCCAGGGTGAAACCGGTTTGGGGGGCACGTGACCCGCTGGCCCCGCAGCCGAGATAGAACACCACATTCTTCGAGCCCTGGTGCTGATAGCGGGCCTGGGTCAGCGCCCGGCGCAGGGTATCGTTGGCGGCGCCGGCGTCGACCTGGTACATCGCGTCCTCGGGGACCTCGGTGTAGGACGACAGCCCTTGAATCAGTGGCTTGAGGCTCCACGTGTCTTCCGAAAGAGGCCACAGCTCACGGGATCTCGAGGCGAACTCGACCACCGAAAACCGCGCCCGGGGGAACTGATCGATCAGTGCCACCGCGTCGTCACGGATTCCGGCCATCCGCGAGGTGTGATCAGCGAAGTCCTCGACGCGGGTATCCACCGAGCGGTCGATCACGAAGAAGACATTGAGGTTGGCTGTCGACGCCCCCGGCGAGGTCGGCGGAGAGTTGCCCGGGTGCGGGTCGGCGGATCCCAGCTGCGGCCGGGCCGCGGCGACGACCAGCATGAGCACAGCGAGCGTCAGCCCGCTCCAGCGCAACACCACCGGTCGGTAACGACCCGGCCCGGTGCGCACCAGCACGCGGTACAGCGCAGTCATACGCACACCGATCAGCACCAGGGCGATGGCGACCAACAGCCACACCGGCAGAACGGGTTCGAATGTCATCGCCGCAACACCGCCAGCGACAGGCACAGCAGGGTCGCGGCAATCAGCGAAATGCTCACCGGCACAACAGGGTAGTCCCAGGACCGGCGAGTGATCATGGTGCCGTTCGGCAACACGGCGTCGGGTGGAGCGTTACGGATGCGGTCCAGCAAGGCCGTCAGCGTGGCGTCGGTACTGCCCGGATCGGCTCCGGTGCCGACGGGGTTGTACAGATTGAACCGGCCGCCGGTGGCGGCGACGATGGACGACAACGACTGGGAGGACTGAGTCGGTCCGCTGAGCACGTCGCTGCGTGCGATCGCGTTGATTTGAATCCCGGCCCGCGCGGCCATGTCTTTGACTTGCTGGGTGGAGTACAGCGACCGTCGGCGATCGTCGTCGGAGCGAATCTTGCTGTAGCCCATGTAGATCACGGAGCGACGGTGCCCCGACTTGTCCTCGAAACCCGGGAAGCCAGTCATGCACAACGCCAGAATGTCCTCTACCGAGCGCACATAGTCGGTGTATTTGGTGGAGCGAGAAAAGTTGGTGATGCCGTTGCTCAACTGGTCGACCTCGCCGGCGCTGAGCTTCTTTCCGGCATCGATGTCACGCTGAAGCGGCGACAGGTTTGCGAAGTCGGTGAACTGTTGCGCGGCCCAGTCGTAGTTGCGGGTCAGCGGAACGACCCGCAGAGTCGGAGAGGTCAACCCGATCCGCTGGGTCTGGAAGGATTTCATCTGCTGGGTGAAGTAGTTCAGCAGGCCCGCCGTCGCGGCGTCGGTCACCGGCTCTCCCACGCAGAGCATGATGTCTTCCGGGTGCAGCGCTTCGAAATTTCTTGTCGCCGAAGAGAAGCCAACCGGCCGGCCCGCGGTGGCGATCGCGGCCGCGAAGAGGATCACCAGTAGCACCGCAGTGACTACCAGCGCGAGGAATCGCGCCCGCGCCACCCGGGCGTACTCCGGAAGCGTGGTCAGCCGGCTGACGTGGGCCAGCGGACGCAGGACTCGAGCTACGGTGGGCAGCGGCACGATCATCGCCACCAACACGACCACCAGCAGCGCCAGGACGCCGCCGGCGGTCAGGGGCCACCATTTCAGGTCCACGAGCGGATCATCTCCTCAACGCTCGCGCCGAACCGCTCGACGTCGACGCGCGCGAGCGGCGTGAACCGGGCATCGTTGAGCGCTGCGATGAGCGGCGCCGCGGGCGCAAGCACGCCGCCGGCCAGGTCTGCGGTGTGCATGTACTGTGCGCGCTGCCCGGTGGCAAGGTTCAGGAAACTCCGCAGCGTGTGGCTGTAGCCCGCGCACGCCTGCACGGCGGTGATCGCTCCGGACCGGTACGTGGTTGTGGTCGCGGCGACCGATCGGGCAAAGCGGCGGGCCAGCAGCCGGCGGTGCAACGTCGACACCCCGCGCAAGGTCCGCAGCCGTGCCGGGGGCATCGTCCAGACGTACACGCCCACGTACCAGCCCGCTAGGACGGCGATTAGCGCCGCGGCGACAACCGTCCACCACACGGAGAACGGGCGCGGTCCAGAGATGTAGCGCAGCAGATCAGTTTGCATGACGGAAGCCTTCGGTCAGGCCGACCAGCTGCGTGCGCAGCTGGCTACTGGCACCGATGCGGGTGTAGCGGATCGCCCTTTCGGTCATGAATGTGTCCAGGCGAGCCAGGCGGGCCTGCTCTTGTCTCCGGTACGCGGCAATGACCCGCGGACCCAAAGTGGCGCCGTTGAGAACGAAAGCGCCGCTGTCGATGTCGAACCCGTCGGCCTCGGTGTCGGAGGATCCGACAGCGGCCATGTCGCTGACCATGGCCCACATCAGCTCGTGCCGACCGGAGAGCTGCTGCAGGGCGTCGGCGAGGCGATCGTCGATGTCGGGTTCGTCGGACACCACGATGATCAGCATGCGGCGTCGATAACCGTTAGCGGCGTAACGTAATTGGGTGACGATGTCACTGGAGCCCGGTGCATGGAGCGTGTGACCGTAGAATCGGTCGAGCAGCGATTCGATGTGTGTCTCGCCGCGGCGGTTACGGGTGTTGGCCGATCCGCGCGAATCGCCGTACACCAAACCGATTTCGTCAGATCGGCCCAGTGTGATCAACCCGATCGCGCCGATGATGTTGGCGGCGATGTCGCGTTTGAGTTCCCCGCTCGGAGCCAGCGCGTTCATGTTACGACCGGCGTCGGCGATCACCAGAATCTTGTGGTGCTTTTCCGAGACGAATCGTTTGATCAACACCGACCCAGAGCGGGCCGTCGCTTTCCAGTCGATGTCGCGGACGTCGTCACCGGGCACATACGGTCGCAGATCATCGAATTCCAAACTGCGCGTGTGCAAAAGGGCGTAACGGCCACCTTCGAGCAGTCCGCGGCTGTCGCTGCCGAAGTGCTGTTTGGCGCGGTTGAGGTGCTTGCCCATGCCGGCTAGGGGACGCGTACGCTTTGCAACACGGCGTCGATCACGGTTTCGGCGGTGATGTTGGACGCCGCGGCCTCGAAGCCGAGGATCAGCCGGTGCCGCAGCACCCGATGGGCCACCTTGGCGACGTCGTCCGGGATAACGTAGTTTCGGCCGCGAAGGATCGCGTGGGCACGGGCGGCCTTACAGAACGCGATCGTGGCCCGGGGACTGGCGCCATATTCCACGATGCGCGCCAGTTGCGGCGGCAGGTATTGCTGGGGGTTGCGCGTGACACCCACGAGTTGGCTGGCGTAATGCATCAGCGCCTGGTCCATGTGGACGGCGGCGACCAGCCGCTGGAGGTGACGGATGTCGTCGAGGGTCACGACGTGTCGGGCGGGGTGGCTCTTGTCGTAGACACCGGCATCGATGCGCGCCATCACCTCGACCTCTTCTTGCGGTGACGGGTAGCGCAGGATCTCTTTGAGCAGGAACCGGTCGGTCTGAGCTTCCGAGAGCGGATAGGTACCCTCCTGGTCGACCGGATTCTGGGTGGCGATCACCAAAAATGGTTCGGGTATCGGGTAATTGGTGCCGGCCACTGTCGTCTGGCGTTCTTCCATCGCTTCGAGCATCGCGCTCTGCGTCTTGGCGCTGCTTCGGTTGATCTCGTCGAGCAGGCAGATGTTGGTGTGCACCGGACCCAGTTGCGTGACAAAGGAATTCGTCGACGAGTCGTAGATCTGGGTGCCGATGATGTCACTGGGCAGCAGGTCCGGGGTACATTGAATGCGCTGGAACCCACCTGCCACGGCCTCGGCGATCACCCGGGCGGCGGTCGTTTTGGCAAGCCCTGGAACGCTTTCCAGCAGGATGTGTCCGCCGGTCAACAAGCCGATCAGCAACGTCTCACGCAGGTTGTCCTGACCCACTACCTTCTCGGCGAACACCTGAGACACCGCGCCCACGATGCGTTGAGCCGCCTGCATCTGTTGCGGGTCGGGTTGCTGCGCCCGGGTGATGGTCATGGGCACCTTTCTGTGATTGGCGGGAAAATATCGGCGGCAACTTATCGATAGCTCAGTGCCGGAGGCACTTTGGAAAGATCAGCGGTGCCGTTGAGGAATGGGTCGATGGTGCCGTCGCCGTTGCCGCCCGACTTGTACTGCACCGTGACCGGGACGGTGACCTCTCCGCTGAACATCGCGGTGAGGCGGAACTGGTCGAAGAAGGAGATTTTGACCTTACTCAGATCGGCTTTGCCCCAGTGGGCAGATCCCTCCACGTACTTGTAGTCGTCGAGACCGGCCAGCGGGCACGGCGGCGGCGGCTTGAGCGCGCTCGACCTCTCACATGCCGCGAATGCGGTGCCGAGCGCATCGATGACGGCCTTGTTGCCGGCGTCGTTGAGGCTGTACGTGGCCTGCACCCACGGCGTGTAGGAGTTCAACGTATCCAACAGGAGGGGTTGGGATTTCACGTCGAGGTAGGGGCTGCTGCTGCCGATGTCGACGTAACCGGGAAAGACGTAGGTGGTCTGACCGCTGATGGGCTTGCCGAACAGCGTCAAGGTCTTGTCGGCGCCGTTGATCGACGAGCCGGGGTCGGGTCGCAACTTAATTGCTGCGGACTCCAGATACCACCGTTTGTTGGTGCGCTTGGTCCGCACGGTGGCGTCGGAGACCTTGTCGCCGAAGGTGGCTGCGACATGCACCTGCCCCATGCCGATCCCGGCGGCGCCAGAGTCGTCGTTCAAAATCCGCACGTTGCTGATCGGCCACTTGGCGATCTGCTTCTTCAAGACGTCGTTGGTCAGGAAGTCCTTTGACGCGGGTTGGTCGTCGCTGTAGGACAGCGCGGCCTCGGCATCGCCG
This genomic stretch from Mycobacterium paraterrae harbors:
- a CDS encoding nitroreductase family deazaflavin-dependent oxidoreductase, yielding MDWNTVKDRGARLMNAAHRVILRTTGNRLLAKPFGMPLVELHTTGRKSGLPRSCYLTAPIHDDHRVVLVASKGGDDRNPDWYQNLQAHPDAEVVIDGERRKVTARTADAGEKAELWPKIVAAYKGYAGYQRRTTRDIPVVICEFQG
- a CDS encoding VWA domain-containing protein is translated as MTFEPVLPVWLLVAIALVLIGVRMTALYRVLVRTGPGRYRPVVLRWSGLTLAVLMLVVAAARPQLGSADPHPGNSPPTSPGASTANLNVFFVIDRSVDTRVEDFADHTSRMAGIRDDAVALIDQFPRARFSVVEFASRSRELWPLSEDTWSLKPLIQGLSSYTEVPEDAMYQVDAGAANDTLRRALTQARYQHQGSKNVVFYLGCGASGSRAPQTGFTLGDLVAGGAVLGYGTPEGGPIPRGFVDGNLLFMADQKTGVPLTNSIGEDTLKALAGELGVGYFHREKAQTISPVVPAVTADPAPDAAALIASETVERTELYWLFALLAAILVAGEIYLTARDYRRARRAGSDVKT
- a CDS encoding DUF58 domain-containing protein, encoding MGKHLNRAKQHFGSDSRGLLEGGRYALLHTRSLEFDDLRPYVPGDDVRDIDWKATARSGSVLIKRFVSEKHHKILVIADAGRNMNALAPSGELKRDIAANIIGAIGLITLGRSDEIGLVYGDSRGSANTRNRRGETHIESLLDRFYGHTLHAPGSSDIVTQLRYAANGYRRRMLIIVVSDEPDIDDRLADALQQLSGRHELMWAMVSDMAAVGSSDTEADGFDIDSGAFVLNGATLGPRVIAAYRRQEQARLARLDTFMTERAIRYTRIGASSQLRTQLVGLTEGFRHAN
- a CDS encoding AAA family ATPase → MTITRAQQPDPQQMQAAQRIVGAVSQVFAEKVVGQDNLRETLLIGLLTGGHILLESVPGLAKTTAARVIAEAVAGGFQRIQCTPDLLPSDIIGTQIYDSSTNSFVTQLGPVHTNICLLDEINRSSAKTQSAMLEAMEERQTTVAGTNYPIPEPFLVIATQNPVDQEGTYPLSEAQTDRFLLKEILRYPSPQEEVEVMARIDAGVYDKSHPARHVVTLDDIRHLQRLVAAVHMDQALMHYASQLVGVTRNPQQYLPPQLARIVEYGASPRATIAFCKAARAHAILRGRNYVIPDDVAKVAHRVLRHRLILGFEAAASNITAETVIDAVLQSVRVP